Proteins from one Deinococcus actinosclerus genomic window:
- a CDS encoding zinc-binding dehydrogenase: MAGAGLLGLLSVVNLTRAGVHDVSVIEPRADRQALARQFGAREVYAPAAAPRDAFDVGVECSAAPAGFAALLGALRPRGRCVVLSDGNWGALTLTPDFHRKELSVVGSSDGEDYAAHARWWWPHVSPVLAALYPLTVPAAGLPGLYARLGRPDRPVSVLVDWETGAPP; the protein is encoded by the coding sequence GTGGCCGGAGCGGGCCTGCTGGGACTGCTGAGCGTGGTCAACCTGACCCGCGCGGGCGTTCACGACGTGAGCGTGATCGAGCCGCGCGCCGACCGGCAGGCCCTCGCCCGGCAGTTCGGGGCGCGCGAGGTGTACGCGCCGGCAGCGGCGCCGCGTGACGCCTTCGACGTGGGCGTGGAGTGCAGCGCCGCCCCCGCCGGCTTCGCGGCGCTGCTGGGCGCCCTGCGCCCCCGTGGGCGCTGCGTGGTGCTCTCGGACGGCAACTGGGGCGCCCTGACGCTCACGCCGGACTTTCACCGCAAGGAGCTGAGCGTCGTGGGCTCCAGCGACGGCGAGGACTACGCCGCCCACGCCCGCTGGTGGTGGCCGCACGTCAGCCCGGTGCTGGCCGCCCTGTACCCGCTGACCGTCCCGGCCGCCGGTCTGCCGGGCCTGTACGCCCGCCTGGGCAGGCCGGACCGGCCCGTGAGCGTCCTGGTGGACTGGGAGACGGGCGCACCTCCGTAG
- a CDS encoding MerR family transcriptional regulator yields the protein MTLTRREGLRCPSGGTTLEAKRWTVGEVAALTGVSVRTLHHYDEIGLLRPAERSDGNYRLYAPGDLARLRRVLTWRALGVPLAEVAGVLDAPPELEREALRAHAARLRDDLRRAEHTLREVQARLDALDGRAEETIMNNEDVKAAFDGFDPAPYEAEARERWGDTDAYRQSAARTARYTPEDWARVRAEMDSITAEYVALMEAGVPATDGRALAVAARHRAHISGAYYDASAQMMRGLAQMWVADERFTRTIDRARPGLAAYQSAAVTAWADAQGG from the coding sequence TTGACCCTCACGCGGCGGGAGGGCCTACGCTGCCCCTCAGGAGGTACCACCCTGGAGGCGAAGCGCTGGACGGTGGGGGAGGTCGCGGCCCTGACGGGCGTGAGCGTGCGCACCCTGCACCATTACGACGAGATCGGGCTGCTGCGCCCCGCCGAGCGCAGCGACGGGAATTACCGCCTGTACGCGCCGGGTGATCTGGCGCGGCTGCGGCGGGTGCTGACGTGGCGGGCGCTGGGCGTGCCGCTCGCGGAGGTGGCGGGCGTGCTGGACGCCCCGCCGGAGCTGGAACGCGAGGCGCTGCGGGCCCACGCCGCGCGGCTGCGGGACGACCTGCGCCGCGCCGAGCACACGCTGCGCGAGGTGCAGGCCCGCCTGGACGCCCTGGACGGCAGGGCAGAGGAGACGATCATGAACAACGAGGACGTGAAGGCCGCCTTTGACGGGTTCGATCCCGCGCCCTACGAGGCTGAGGCCCGTGAACGCTGGGGCGACACGGACGCCTACCGCCAGAGTGCCGCGCGCACCGCCCGGTACACCCCCGAGGACTGGGCGCGCGTGCGCGCGGAGATGGACAGCATTACCGCCGAATACGTTGCCCTGATGGAGGCGGGCGTCCCGGCCACCGACGGGCGGGCGCTGGCGGTCGCGGCGCGGCACCGCGCGCACATCAGCGGGGCGTACTACGACGCCTCGGCGCAGATGATGCGCGGGCTGGCGCAGATGTGGGTGGCCGATGAGCGCTTCACGCGGACCATCGACCGGGCGAGACCCGGGCTGGCCGCGTACCAGAGCGCGGCGGTGACCGCCTGGGCCGACGCGCAGGGCGGGTAA
- a CDS encoding helix-turn-helix transcriptional regulator, translated as MTSDEPTERAQSPVQRLFLLARLLRERPHTAAELAAATGQSLAVTARDLRDLEALEPGLRVLPGPPQAYVIGTPELDGAARLTLLRGLDALAARGSEPAATLAPLRATLAAALPEHVRAALPRTPGTARPASADLALRAVTQAWLGCHPIRFQEWQPGTRRAARLHPLRIEAHPVSGDLLVVGRDPDHAGEVRTYRLGRMLHVTLDPQTFTPDPLDPGQTPALPVTPPPTQEADSVSVTLRFTGEAKFRVLEGGHACLGEPSINPDGSVDAPLLVPHDARGAARSVLPWLLSWGPQVQVLGPDGVRAEWQRLTREAAEVAAQTPTRFVQHGAA; from the coding sequence ATGACCTCCGACGAGCCCACCGAGCGTGCCCAGAGCCCCGTCCAGCGCCTGTTCCTCCTGGCCCGCCTGCTGCGCGAGCGGCCGCACACCGCCGCCGAACTCGCGGCGGCCACCGGGCAGTCCCTGGCCGTCACGGCGCGCGACCTGCGCGACCTGGAGGCCCTGGAACCCGGTCTGCGCGTCCTGCCCGGCCCGCCACAGGCGTACGTGATCGGCACGCCGGAACTGGACGGCGCGGCGCGCCTGACCCTGCTGCGCGGCCTGGACGCCCTCGCGGCGCGCGGAAGCGAACCGGCGGCCACCCTCGCCCCGCTGCGCGCCACGCTGGCCGCCGCGCTGCCCGAGCACGTCCGCGCGGCCCTGCCCCGCACGCCCGGCACGGCGCGCCCCGCCTCGGCCGACCTCGCGCTGCGCGCCGTGACGCAGGCGTGGCTGGGCTGCCACCCCATCCGCTTTCAGGAGTGGCAGCCCGGCACGCGGCGCGCCGCGCGGCTGCACCCGCTGCGGATCGAGGCGCACCCGGTCAGCGGCGACCTGCTCGTCGTGGGCCGTGACCCCGACCACGCCGGCGAGGTGCGCACGTACCGCCTGGGCCGGATGCTGCACGTCACGCTGGACCCGCAGACCTTCACGCCCGACCCCCTCGACCCGGGACAGACGCCCGCGCTGCCCGTCACGCCGCCGCCCACCCAGGAAGCGGATAGTGTGTCGGTCACCCTGCGCTTCACGGGTGAGGCGAAATTCCGCGTGCTGGAAGGCGGGCACGCCTGTCTGGGCGAGCCGAGCATCAACCCGGACGGCAGCGTGGACGCGCCCCTGCTGGTCCCGCACGACGCCAGGGGCGCGGCGCGCAGTGTTCTCCCGTGGCTGCTGTCCTGGGGGCCGCAGGTGCAGGTGCTCGGCCCGGACGGGGTGCGCGCCGAGTGGCAGCGTCTGACGCGCGAGGCCGCCGAGGTCGCCGCGCAGACCCCCACCCGTTTCGTGCAGCACGGCGCGGCCTGA
- a CDS encoding amino acid ABC transporter permease → MTAVLEGFRTVLSGEYPRLLLSGLGLTLAVSICALAVSVLVGTALGAARVLRVPVLGRLGDAYVTVVRGIPLIVLLSVVYYGLPTLGVTLPDFPAAVLALGLYSAAYTSEIVRGGISSVPAGQAEAARSLGLSRGQALRFVVLPQAWRVALPALGNEFISLILGSSLASAVTLQELFSQGRYITNATYRQFEVYAVLALVYFLLTFVLSRLVRALEARLSRGVTLPERRVI, encoded by the coding sequence GTGACGGCGGTGCTGGAGGGATTCCGGACGGTGCTGTCCGGGGAGTACCCGCGCCTGCTGCTCTCGGGCCTGGGCCTGACGCTCGCGGTGAGCATCTGCGCCCTGGCGGTATCGGTGCTCGTGGGCACAGCGCTGGGGGCGGCGCGGGTACTGCGCGTGCCGGTGCTGGGGCGGCTGGGCGACGCGTACGTGACGGTGGTGCGGGGCATTCCGCTGATCGTGCTGCTGTCGGTGGTGTACTACGGCCTGCCGACGCTGGGCGTGACCCTGCCGGATTTTCCGGCGGCGGTGCTGGCGCTGGGGCTGTACTCGGCGGCCTACACGAGTGAGATCGTGCGCGGCGGGATCAGCAGTGTTCCGGCGGGGCAGGCGGAGGCGGCGCGCAGCCTGGGGCTCAGCCGGGGGCAGGCGCTGCGGTTCGTGGTGCTGCCGCAGGCGTGGCGGGTGGCGCTGCCCGCGCTGGGCAATGAGTTCATCAGCCTGATCCTGGGCAGCAGTCTGGCGAGCGCGGTGACCTTGCAGGAACTGTTCAGTCAGGGGCGGTACATCACGAACGCCACGTACCGGCAGTTCGAGGTCTACGCCGTGCTGGCGCTGGTGTACTTCCTGCTGACGTTCGTGCTGTCGCGGCTGGTGCGCGCGCTGGAGGCGCGTCTGAGCCGGGGCGTGACACTGCCGGAACGGCGCGTGATCTGA
- a CDS encoding DMT family transporter: MRAWLYLLTAIALEVSGTLSLKHLHDQPLTRALLTYAQLTGAFYLLSRAFRQIPVAVAFATWEALGLLSLTVLGATLLGEHLPRTHLLALGGLLLCSALLGHGTHHPATRQPATDTPPPADDPARPAPTGGQPA, encoded by the coding sequence ATGCGCGCCTGGCTGTACCTCCTGACGGCCATTGCCCTGGAGGTCAGCGGCACCCTCAGCCTGAAACACCTGCACGACCAGCCGCTGACGCGCGCGCTGCTCACGTACGCCCAGCTGACCGGCGCGTTCTACCTGCTCTCCCGCGCGTTCCGGCAGATCCCGGTCGCCGTGGCCTTCGCCACCTGGGAAGCGCTGGGCCTCCTGAGCCTCACCGTCCTGGGCGCCACCCTGCTGGGCGAGCACCTGCCCCGCACGCACCTGCTCGCGCTGGGCGGCCTGCTGCTCTGCAGCGCCCTCCTCGGCCACGGCACCCACCACCCTGCCACCCGGCAGCCCGCCACGGACACGCCGCCTCCGGCAGACGACCCGGCCCGCCCCGCACCCACCGGGGGGCAACCCGCATGA
- a CDS encoding DMT family transporter, whose translation MTLPTALLILGAALLDVLANLLLKRSDGLARPAYFVGAVLTVLLAFSLIGLAARDLPVAVAYALWGGLGIVTTALLSRRIDGARLTPTGWAGLALILGSLAVLSLTP comes from the coding sequence ATGACCCTCCCCACCGCCCTCCTGATCCTGGGGGCCGCCCTGCTGGACGTCCTGGCGAACCTCCTCCTGAAACGCAGCGACGGCCTCGCCCGCCCCGCGTACTTCGTGGGCGCCGTCCTGACCGTCCTGCTGGCCTTCAGCCTGATCGGCCTCGCCGCGCGTGACCTGCCGGTCGCCGTCGCCTACGCCCTCTGGGGCGGCCTGGGCATCGTCACCACCGCCCTGCTCAGCAGGCGCATCGACGGCGCCCGCCTGACCCCCACCGGCTGGGCGGGCCTCGCCCTGATCCTCGGCAGCCTCGCCGTCCTCAGCCTCACCCCGTAA
- a CDS encoding ABC transporter substrate-binding protein, whose translation MKRFVMIAAVLGVAVAGVSRAATVAEVKKKGVLVLGTDPTFAPFEFKGPDGTIQGFEIDIARAVARDLGVRLEIRAVGFGALMPQAVTSGRVDMAISAITITPERAKVVSFSQPYFRSAQVFIVRAGNPGKFAWPASVKGKVVGVQGNTTGQFVANDTLKPKGATIKVYDDFAAGLADVRAGRIAALIGDAPTVDDLKKRLPGQFDKAGADLAAEDYGMVFRKGSDLAAAANRTLARLKASGEYQQLLNKWIVQK comes from the coding sequence ATGAAGCGTTTCGTGATGATTGCGGCGGTGCTGGGCGTGGCGGTGGCGGGCGTGTCCCGGGCGGCGACGGTGGCCGAGGTGAAGAAGAAGGGTGTGCTGGTGCTGGGCACGGACCCGACGTTCGCGCCGTTCGAGTTCAAGGGGCCGGACGGGACGATTCAGGGCTTCGAGATCGATATCGCGCGGGCGGTGGCGAGGGATCTGGGGGTGCGTCTGGAGATCCGCGCGGTGGGCTTCGGGGCGCTGATGCCGCAGGCGGTCACGTCGGGCCGGGTGGACATGGCGATCAGTGCGATCACGATCACGCCGGAGCGGGCGAAGGTGGTGTCGTTCAGCCAGCCGTACTTCCGGTCGGCGCAGGTGTTCATTGTGCGGGCCGGGAATCCCGGGAAGTTCGCGTGGCCCGCGAGCGTGAAGGGCAAGGTGGTTGGCGTGCAGGGGAACACGACGGGGCAGTTCGTGGCGAACGACACGCTGAAACCGAAGGGCGCGACCATCAAGGTGTATGACGATTTCGCGGCGGGACTGGCGGACGTCCGCGCCGGGCGGATTGCGGCGCTGATCGGGGACGCGCCGACGGTGGATGACCTGAAGAAGCGTCTGCCAGGGCAGTTCGACAAGGCCGGCGCGGATCTGGCGGCCGAGGATTACGGCATGGTGTTCAGGAAGGGCAGTGATCTGGCGGCCGCTGCGAACAGGACCCTGGCGCGCCTGAAGGCCAGCGGGGAGTACCAGCAACTGCTCAACAAGTGGATCGTGCAGAAGTAA
- a CDS encoding TlpA family protein disulfide reductase — MDWPAPTDFVHGDPLPPPQDWTRPGLVMTFNLECPGCVSRGVPFLKRLHAEFGDAVHLLAVHTSHGHRQLPREDVEPTLKKFAQTYAKLPFPVALDLSGTLARHWHTEGTPHWLAFAPGGDLIRSVYGSQDNAQTRLQYLLEEWTGHTGDDQA; from the coding sequence ATGGATTGGCCCGCCCCCACCGACTTCGTCCACGGCGACCCCCTCCCCCCACCGCAGGACTGGACGCGGCCCGGCCTCGTCATGACCTTCAACCTCGAATGCCCCGGCTGCGTCTCGCGCGGCGTCCCCTTCCTCAAGCGCCTGCACGCCGAATTCGGCGACGCCGTCCACCTCCTCGCCGTGCACACCAGCCACGGCCACCGCCAGCTGCCCCGGGAGGACGTCGAACCCACCTTGAAAAAGTTCGCGCAGACCTACGCGAAACTCCCGTTCCCCGTCGCCCTCGACCTCAGCGGCACCCTCGCCCGACACTGGCACACCGAGGGCACCCCCCACTGGCTGGCCTTCGCGCCCGGCGGCGACCTCATCCGCAGCGTGTACGGCAGCCAGGACAACGCCCAGACCAGACTCCAGTACCTCCTAGAAGAATGGACCGGGCACACCGGGGACGATCAGGCTTAA